From Columba livia isolate bColLiv1 breed racing homer chromosome 5, bColLiv1.pat.W.v2, whole genome shotgun sequence, one genomic window encodes:
- the LOC102098315 gene encoding acyl-CoA (8-3)-desaturase isoform X2, which translates to MGRGCPKAGSFLRNHQDLPEDPFIAFHLDKALVRKYMGPLLIGELAPDQPSFEPSKNKKLVEDFRELRAAVEKMGLLSPNPAFFILYLCHILLLDVAAWLVIWYFGASTVPFLCSALLLGTVQAQAGWLQHDFGHLSVFSKSRWNHWVHKFVIGHLKGAPASWWNHLHFQHHAKPNCFRKDPDVNMHPLFFALGKTLSVELGVQKKKFMPYNHQHKYFFIIGPPALVPLYFQWYVFYFVVQRKQWVDLAWMLTFYIRFFLTYLPLLGVKGILGLHLLVRFIESNWFVWVTQMNHIPMHIDYDKNVDWFSTQLQATCNVHQSFFNDWFSGHLNFQIEHHLFPTMPRHNYWKVAPLVKSLCAKHGIEYQCKPLLTAFADIVHSLKDSGELWLDAYLHK; encoded by the exons ATGGGGAGAGGCTGCCCAAAAGCTGGCTCGTTTCTCAGGAACCACCAGGACCTGCCAGAG GATCCTTTCATAGCGTTTCATCTTGACAAGGCACTAGTAAGAAAGTACATGGGCCCGCTCTTAATTGGGGAACTGGCACCGGATCAGCCCAGCTTTGAGCCCAGCAAGAAT AAAAAGCTGGTAGAAGATTTCCGTGAACTCCGTGCAGCCGTGGAGAAGATGGGGCTTCTCAGCCCCAACCCTGCCTTTTTCATCCTGTATCTCTGCCACATCTTGCTGTTGGATGTTGCCGCTTGGCTCGTCATCTGGTATTTCGGAGCATCCACGGTGCCTTTCCTCTGCTCGGCGCTGCTCCTCGGCACTGTCCAG GCCCAGGCTGGCTGGCTCCAGCACGATTTTGGACACCTTTCAGTCTTTAGCAAGTCCAGGTGGAACCACTGGGTGCACAAGTTCGTCATCGGCCACCTGAAG GGAGCACCAgccagctggtggaatcacctCCACTTCCAACACCATGCCAAACCCAACTGCTTCCGAAAGGACCCCGATGTTAACATGCACCCCTTATTCTTTGCTTTGGGAAAAACACTCTCGGTAGAG CTTGGTgtgcaaaagaagaaattcaTGCCTTATAACCACCAGCACAAGTACTTCTTCATCA TTGGTCCTCCAGCTCTGGTGCCTCTTTACTTCCAGTGGTATGTCTTCTACTTTGTGGTCCAGCGGAAACAGTGGGTG GACCTGGCCTGGATGCTGACCTTCTACATCCGATTTTTTCTCACCTACTTGCCCTTGCTGGGGGTGAAGGGTATCCTGGGGCTTCACCTCTTAGTCAG GTTTATAGAGAGTAACTGGTTTGTCTGGGTTACACAAATGAATCACATCCCGATGCACATTGATTATGATAAGAACGTGGACTGGTTCTCCACCCAG ctccaGGCAACGTGTAACGTTCATCAGTCCTTTTTCAATGATTGGTTTAGTGGACATCTGAACTTCCAAATCGAGCACCA CCTTTTTCCTACGATGCCTCGGCACAACTACTGGAAGGTGGCCCCGCTGGTGAAGTCCCTGTGTGCCAAACACGGCATTGAGTACCAGTGCAAGCCGTTGCTCACCGCCTTCGCGGACATCGTGCA CTCTTTGAAGGATTCAGGGGAGCTCTGGCTCGATGCCTACCTACATAAATAA
- the LOC102098315 gene encoding acyl-CoA (8-3)-desaturase isoform X1: MEDSKPGRGLRRFTWEEIGQRNGRGPGTQERWLVIERKVYDISHFCRRHPGGSRVISHYAGQDATDPFIAFHLDKALVRKYMGPLLIGELAPDQPSFEPSKNKKLVEDFRELRAAVEKMGLLSPNPAFFILYLCHILLLDVAAWLVIWYFGASTVPFLCSALLLGTVQAQAGWLQHDFGHLSVFSKSRWNHWVHKFVIGHLKGAPASWWNHLHFQHHAKPNCFRKDPDVNMHPLFFALGKTLSVELGVQKKKFMPYNHQHKYFFIIGPPALVPLYFQWYVFYFVVQRKQWVDLAWMLTFYIRFFLTYLPLLGVKGILGLHLLVRFIESNWFVWVTQMNHIPMHIDYDKNVDWFSTQLQATCNVHQSFFNDWFSGHLNFQIEHHLFPTMPRHNYWKVAPLVKSLCAKHGIEYQCKPLLTAFADIVHSLKDSGELWLDAYLHK; encoded by the exons ATGGAGGACTCCAAAccgggccgggggctgcggcgCTTTACCTGGGAGGAGATCGGGCAGCGGAACGGGCGGGGGCCGGGGACGCAGGAGCGGTGGCTGGTGATCGAGAGGAAGGTGTACGACATCAGCCATTTCTGCCGGAGGCACCCGGGAGGATCCCGGGTCATCAGCCACTACGCCGGGCAGGACGCCACG GATCCTTTCATAGCGTTTCATCTTGACAAGGCACTAGTAAGAAAGTACATGGGCCCGCTCTTAATTGGGGAACTGGCACCGGATCAGCCCAGCTTTGAGCCCAGCAAGAAT AAAAAGCTGGTAGAAGATTTCCGTGAACTCCGTGCAGCCGTGGAGAAGATGGGGCTTCTCAGCCCCAACCCTGCCTTTTTCATCCTGTATCTCTGCCACATCTTGCTGTTGGATGTTGCCGCTTGGCTCGTCATCTGGTATTTCGGAGCATCCACGGTGCCTTTCCTCTGCTCGGCGCTGCTCCTCGGCACTGTCCAG GCCCAGGCTGGCTGGCTCCAGCACGATTTTGGACACCTTTCAGTCTTTAGCAAGTCCAGGTGGAACCACTGGGTGCACAAGTTCGTCATCGGCCACCTGAAG GGAGCACCAgccagctggtggaatcacctCCACTTCCAACACCATGCCAAACCCAACTGCTTCCGAAAGGACCCCGATGTTAACATGCACCCCTTATTCTTTGCTTTGGGAAAAACACTCTCGGTAGAG CTTGGTgtgcaaaagaagaaattcaTGCCTTATAACCACCAGCACAAGTACTTCTTCATCA TTGGTCCTCCAGCTCTGGTGCCTCTTTACTTCCAGTGGTATGTCTTCTACTTTGTGGTCCAGCGGAAACAGTGGGTG GACCTGGCCTGGATGCTGACCTTCTACATCCGATTTTTTCTCACCTACTTGCCCTTGCTGGGGGTGAAGGGTATCCTGGGGCTTCACCTCTTAGTCAG GTTTATAGAGAGTAACTGGTTTGTCTGGGTTACACAAATGAATCACATCCCGATGCACATTGATTATGATAAGAACGTGGACTGGTTCTCCACCCAG ctccaGGCAACGTGTAACGTTCATCAGTCCTTTTTCAATGATTGGTTTAGTGGACATCTGAACTTCCAAATCGAGCACCA CCTTTTTCCTACGATGCCTCGGCACAACTACTGGAAGGTGGCCCCGCTGGTGAAGTCCCTGTGTGCCAAACACGGCATTGAGTACCAGTGCAAGCCGTTGCTCACCGCCTTCGCGGACATCGTGCA CTCTTTGAAGGATTCAGGGGAGCTCTGGCTCGATGCCTACCTACATAAATAA